In one Lentimicrobiaceae bacterium genomic region, the following are encoded:
- a CDS encoding BatA domain-containing protein has translation MEFVQPWFLFGLFALAIPVLIHLFNLRRFKRVYFTNVRFLKEVKVQTRKQSKWQHLLVLLARILVFICLVLAFAQPYIPMNNQGYVKGEKHKVSIYIDNSFSMEARNARGTLLDDAKSRAKEIPFAYQPSDEFQLLTNDFEGKHQQFVSRDEFINMVDDVKISPVVQPVSKIIARQKDMLAVNPAGNHEVYLISDFQHTTTDFSSLKKDTATRVFFVPVAATDRNNLYIDSCWFSSPVHLKDEGERLTVRIKNSSEQSMEKIPVKLTINGKQKAVASCDVKSEASAEVTLSYTNRETGIQYGKIEINDYPVYFDDSFYFSYQINDFISVLCINGGEESRYLNALFGGDSSVIFRNNAATAVDYSALPGYRLVVLNQLKSFSSGLMQSLDRFLEQGGNVTLIPPAEPEFDSYAIFLTGLGAEKYLATDTADQKVTILNYQHPLFRNVFEKIPENVDMPTVYSHFILGSSVRSEREDIMKMQNGSPLCCSFSCRSGKLYVFTCPLEIRFTSFPTHPLFVPTIYNMALLSQKELPLYYTIGNNTAIALPNVPLHNEQVIKIKALQNDFEIIPESHQSANSLLLYTHGQIIQSGHYNIETGDAGNYGVAFNFDRKESEMQCMTSAEIKDALNRLGDKNYYLLQANNTPILQAINDMRKGTTLWKTFVVLALVFLAAEVALLRFWK, from the coding sequence ATGGAGTTTGTTCAACCCTGGTTTCTTTTTGGATTGTTTGCTCTGGCAATCCCTGTGCTCATCCACCTTTTTAATCTTCGCAGATTCAAGCGGGTATATTTTACCAATGTGCGGTTTCTGAAGGAAGTAAAAGTACAAACCCGCAAACAATCGAAATGGCAACATCTGTTGGTACTTTTGGCACGCATACTTGTATTTATCTGCCTTGTACTGGCTTTTGCGCAACCTTACATTCCGATGAATAATCAGGGTTATGTTAAAGGAGAGAAGCACAAAGTGAGCATATATATTGACAACTCGTTCAGCATGGAAGCCCGGAATGCCCGGGGTACGCTGCTCGACGATGCCAAAAGCCGTGCAAAGGAAATACCATTTGCTTATCAACCGTCTGACGAATTTCAATTGCTTACAAACGATTTTGAAGGAAAACATCAGCAATTTGTGTCGAGAGATGAATTTATCAATATGGTGGACGACGTAAAAATTTCGCCTGTTGTGCAACCTGTTTCAAAGATAATTGCCCGGCAAAAGGATATGCTTGCCGTTAATCCTGCAGGCAATCACGAAGTTTACCTGATTTCCGATTTTCAGCATACTACCACCGATTTTTCTTCACTCAAAAAAGATACTGCCACTCGGGTATTTTTTGTTCCGGTGGCAGCTACCGACAGGAATAATTTATACATTGATTCATGCTGGTTTTCCTCACCTGTGCATCTTAAAGATGAAGGAGAAAGATTAACGGTTCGTATAAAAAATTCTTCAGAACAAAGTATGGAAAAAATACCGGTAAAGCTCACCATTAACGGTAAACAGAAAGCCGTAGCAAGTTGTGATGTAAAAAGCGAAGCATCGGCAGAGGTTACGCTTTCCTATACCAACCGCGAAACTGGCATACAATATGGAAAGATTGAAATAAACGACTATCCGGTTTATTTCGACGACAGCTTTTATTTCAGTTACCAGATTAATGATTTTATTTCAGTGCTTTGTATTAATGGGGGAGAGGAAAGCCGTTATCTGAATGCACTTTTCGGGGGAGATTCGTCGGTGATTTTTCGGAATAATGCTGCTACTGCGGTGGATTATTCCGCCCTGCCCGGTTACAGGCTGGTAGTGCTTAACCAGTTAAAAAGTTTTTCTTCCGGTTTAATGCAGTCGCTTGACCGTTTTTTGGAGCAGGGGGGAAACGTTACCCTTATTCCGCCGGCGGAACCTGAATTTGATTCCTATGCCATTTTTTTAACCGGATTGGGAGCCGAAAAGTATCTTGCAACCGATACAGCCGACCAAAAAGTAACAATACTTAATTACCAGCACCCCTTATTCCGGAATGTCTTTGAGAAAATTCCGGAAAATGTAGATATGCCGACAGTTTATTCGCATTTTATCCTTGGTTCTTCCGTCCGTTCGGAGCGGGAAGATATTATGAAAATGCAAAACGGTTCACCCTTGTGCTGTTCTTTTTCTTGCAGAAGTGGCAAACTGTACGTGTTTACCTGTCCGCTCGAAATCCGGTTTACCAGTTTTCCAACCCATCCCTTGTTTGTTCCCACTATTTACAATATGGCTTTACTGAGTCAAAAGGAGTTGCCGCTTTATTACACCATCGGAAATAATACTGCGATTGCGTTGCCCAATGTGCCGTTGCATAATGAACAGGTTATTAAAATAAAAGCGCTACAGAACGATTTTGAAATCATTCCTGAAAGTCATCAGTCGGCAAACAGCCTGCTCCTCTACACTCACGGGCAAATTATCCAGTCCGGGCATTATAACATTGAAACAGGAGACGCAGGTAATTATGGAGTTGCGTTTAATTTTGACAGAAAGGAAAGCGAAATGCAATGTATGACTTCTGCAGAGATAAAAGATGCACTGAACAGGCTGGGCGATAAAAATTACTATTTATTGCAGGCGAATAATACCCCCATACTACAAGCCATTAACGACATGCGCAAAGGTACTACGCTGTGGAAAACTTTTGTGGTTTTGGCTTTGGTTTTTCTTGCTGCCGAAGTAGCTTTGCTGAGATTTTGGAAATAA